A genomic segment from Rhodospirillum centenum SW encodes:
- a CDS encoding LptA/OstA family protein, with protein MQHTRLAALLLAGALILPAAAVPARAQTARLDEGKAPVAIDADQALEWHKEQQAYVARGNAVATRGDLSVRADTLTAYYRELPAGGTEIYRLAAEGGVVIKAPRQTAYGDRGVYEVDRQVAVLTGQGLKLETEQDVVTARDSLEYWREQNLAVARGDAVAVRGDNRVRADRLVGLLQENDQGDLDLTRIDAEGSVVITTPTDVARGDQGTYDMTERVAVLTGNVKITRGRNQLNGNAAEVDLETGISRILSGPEGGKGRVRGLFVPGQEAGQGVKK; from the coding sequence ATGCAGCACACCCGACTCGCCGCGCTCCTGCTGGCCGGCGCCCTGATCCTGCCGGCCGCCGCCGTGCCGGCGCGGGCGCAGACCGCCCGGCTGGACGAGGGCAAGGCGCCCGTCGCCATCGACGCCGACCAGGCGCTGGAATGGCACAAGGAACAGCAGGCCTATGTCGCCCGCGGCAACGCCGTGGCCACCCGCGGCGACCTGTCCGTCAGGGCCGACACGCTGACCGCGTATTACCGGGAGCTGCCCGCCGGCGGCACCGAGATCTACCGTCTGGCCGCAGAGGGCGGCGTCGTCATAAAGGCGCCACGACAGACCGCCTATGGTGACCGCGGTGTCTACGAGGTGGACAGGCAGGTCGCCGTGCTGACCGGGCAGGGCCTGAAGCTGGAGACGGAACAGGACGTGGTGACCGCCAGGGACAGCCTGGAATACTGGCGCGAGCAGAACCTTGCCGTGGCGCGGGGCGATGCCGTCGCCGTGCGCGGCGACAACCGCGTGCGCGCCGACCGGCTGGTCGGGCTGTTGCAGGAGAACGACCAGGGCGACCTGGACCTGACCCGGATCGACGCGGAGGGCAGCGTGGTCATCACCACCCCGACCGACGTGGCCCGGGGCGACCAGGGCACCTATGACATGACAGAGCGCGTCGCCGTGCTGACCGGCAACGTGAAGATCACCCGTGGCCGCAACCAGTTGAACGGCAATGCGGCGGAAGTGGACCTGGAGACCGGCATCAGCCGCATCCTGTCCGGGCCTGAGGGCGGGAAGGGCCGCGTCCGCGGTCTCTTCGTGCCCGGCCAGGAGGCGGGTCAGGGAGTGAAGAAATGA